From the genome of Miscanthus floridulus cultivar M001 chromosome 10, ASM1932011v1, whole genome shotgun sequence, one region includes:
- the LOC136489749 gene encoding disease resistance protein RGA5-like produces the protein MTRIVSYNMEDILDTFLVRVEDSSKPNDQDSVLKRLGEMMTGLFKKIIERHQITGAIEKIRKNLQEVTDRRGRYTVDSIVAKPAASSRTVDPRLTAMYREASQIIVINKSSADLISMLLPKEDDESDKKMKIVSVVGAVDLNLNATTANLLSQQKSVPKSKSFCHRYFIVIDDIWEQQCWERNKLGLIENNCGSRIIITTHKLEVVKEAGEVYKLQPLSSDKVQKTCLLYLGAFPEDSFIDKDSLIWMWIAEGFVEKKPGRGLFEVGREYFHELINRSMIQGVDSEVNGIMDGCRVHDMVLDFIVSMSCKENFVSVDGTLSPSQARRLALKNRELDLTRDNLPQVRSFIFWGCHIDKWALHPRLKLIRVLALERCTFREGCHNLEPIGNLLHLRYLRIQGSWIEKLPGGIGKLKFLQTLELESTNLDLELPCSIGMLTQLVCLRAQDLMAPDGVIRRLTSLEELQIGGPHNDERKFVKDLGNLRELRLLNTRNIDESMQIDLVQSLGNLKKMQHLTLDYSIGLSNVNGWDAVVPSRNLRSLFLDYGMRFPMLPSWINSEHLRSLSHLEIHADDVHDQGLKALGGMPELCYLKLETHTTATITEADGCFKQLRSLMLPHSTVVFVANEDSTPSFTIFSKYEPVPAIGRKRKKDDCRVVPAVVVMPNLEELQFSVSVEELMENNVVSFEGLRLDYLPSILRVKVHFWCDGAFKEDVEREEAALRDAIQVHPKFPTAPHSKLIT, from the exons ATGACCAGGATAGTGTCTTACAATATGGAGGACATCCTCGACACCTTCCTTGTGCGTGTCGAGGACAGCAGTAAGCCCAATGACCAGGATAGTGTCCTCAAACGTCTGGGAGAGATGATGACTGGGCTGTTCAAGAAGATCATTGAGCGCCACCAGATCACTGGTGCCATTGAGAAGATCAGAAAAAATCTCCAGGAGGTGACAGACCGGCGTGGTAGATACACTGTCGACAGCATTGTGGCAAAGCCTGCAGCATCATCTCGGACTGTCGATCCTCGCCTTACTGCCATGTACAGAGAAGCCTCACAGATCATTGTCATCAACAAGTCAAGCGCTGATCTTATATCCATGCTGTTGCCCAAGGAGGACGACGAGTCCGACAAGAAGATGAAGATTGTTTCTGTTGTGGGA GCAGTCGACTTGAATCTCAACGCGACTACAGCCAATTTGTTGAGCCAGCAAAAGTCTGTTCCTAAGAGCAAAAGCTTCTGCCATAG GTATTTTATTGTTATTGATGACATATGGGAGCAACAGTGTTGGGAAAGAAACAAACTGGGTCTCATTGAGAATAATTGTGGAAGTAGAATAATCATAACTACTCATAAACTTGAAGTTGTCAAAGAAGCTGGTGAGGTTTACAAGCTACAACCACTGTCATCTGATAAAGTCCAAAAG ACTTGTTTGTTGTATCTAGGTGCATTTCCAGAAGATTCATTTATTGATAAGGATTCATTGATATGGATGTGGATAGCTGAAGGCTTTGTTGAGAAGAAACCAGGACGTGGGTTATTTGAGGTAGGAAGGGAATACTTCCATGAGCTCATAAATAGAAGCATGATCCAGGGAGTGGATTCTGAAGTCAATGGCATCATGGATGGTTGTCGTGTTCATGATATGGTGCTTGATTTCATCGTTTCCATGTCATGTAAGGAAAACTTTGTCAGTGTTGATGGTACATTATCACCAAGCCAGGCACGTCGGTTAGCCCTCAAAAATAGAGAACTAGATCTCACTAGGGATAACCTGCCACAAGTGAGGTCATTTATATTCTGGGGGTGTCATATTGATAAGTGGGCCTTGCATCCAAGGTTAAAACTCATCCGTGTGCTAGCTTTGGAGCGTTGCACATTTAGAGAAGGATGCCATAACCTGGAGCCTATTGGAAATCTACTTCATTTGAGGTACCTTAGGATACAAGGTTCATGGATTGAAAAGCTCCCAGGAGGAATAGGGAAACTGAAGTTTCTACAAACATTGGAGTTGGAGAGTACTAATCTAGACCTGGAGCTGCCGTGTAGCATTGGCATGCTCACACAGTTGGTATGCCTACGTGCTCAGGATCTCATGGCACCAGATGGGGTAATAAGGAGGTTGACTTCACTGGAGGAGCTACAGATAGGAGGACCTCATAACGATGAGAGGAAGTTTGTGAAGGATCTAGGCAACCTGCGTGAACTCAGGTTGCTTAATACCAGAAATATAGATGAGAGCATGCAGATAGATTTGGTGCAGTCTCTAGGTAATCTCAAGAAGATGCAACATCTCACACTGGATTATTCAATTGGTCTTAGTAACGTGAATGGCTGGGATGCAGTAGTACCCTCTCGAAATCTCCGAAGTTTGTTTCTTGATTATGGTATGAGGTTTCCCATGTTGCCATCATGGATAAATTCTGAGCATCTTCGTAGCCTCTCCCACTTGGAGATACATGCGGATGATGTGCATGACCAGGGTCTCAAGGCACTGGGCGGGATGCCAGAGCTCTGTTACCTCAAGCTGGAAACACATACAACGGCAACAATTACTGAGGCAGATGGCTGCTTCAAGCAGTTGAGATCCTTGATGTTGCCTCATTCAACGGTCGTCTTTGTAGCCAACGAAGATTCAACTCCTTCGTTTACTATCTTCTCTAAGTATGAACCAGTACCAGCCATTggtagaaaaagaaagaaagacgaCTGCAGAGTAGTACCTGCCGTTGTTGTTATGCCAAACCTTGAGGAGCTTCAGTTTAGTGTAAGTGTGGAGGAATTGATGGAGAACAACGTGGTCAGCTTTGAGGGTCTCCGGTTGGATTATCTCCCGTCGATTCTCAGAGTCAAAGTTCACTTCTGGTGTGACGGTGCCTTTAAGGAAGACGTGGAGAGAGAGGAGGCTGCACTGAGGGACGCAATTCAAGTCCATCCCAAATTCCCAACCGCCCCGCACTCCAAACTCATCACCTAG